In a single window of the Candidatus Atribacteria bacterium ADurb.Bin276 genome:
- the ddpB gene encoding putative D,D-dipeptide transport system permease protein DdpB, giving the protein MNFSRFLARRLGYSIFVLIGLSIVVFIIARMVPGDPARAALGPRASQEAVDKLREKLHLDESLVVQYAFWIKSVFQGDLGESLLTRRQVIEDIKEFLPATLELALFSGLFMAFFGILLGILSARHSNTWVDNLIRVFAYIGIATPAFVVAIILLLVFGMYYQVFPTIGRLSQWVDAPTKITGLITIDSLLTGNLTAFLDALKHLMLPAFSLALGGMFQEARITRSSMLENSKKDYVSAARSYGIPERTVIFKYLFKPSIIPTVSILGLDFASLMGNAFLVELLFNWPGISRYGINVMLRKDVDAIIAVIMVLGIVFTLINIIVDIIVAYLDPRIRLVERGD; this is encoded by the coding sequence ATGAATTTTTCACGCTTTCTCGCTCGACGCTTGGGATATTCAATATTTGTTCTCATCGGATTATCGATTGTAGTCTTTATCATAGCTCGAATGGTGCCAGGAGACCCTGCCCGGGCAGCCCTCGGACCTCGAGCTTCTCAGGAGGCAGTTGATAAACTACGAGAAAAGCTTCATCTTGATGAATCTTTGGTTGTTCAATATGCCTTTTGGATTAAGTCAGTTTTTCAGGGTGACTTGGGTGAATCCTTACTCACTCGACGTCAAGTTATCGAAGATATAAAAGAATTTTTACCCGCCACCCTTGAGTTGGCACTTTTCTCCGGTTTATTTATGGCTTTTTTTGGAATCCTCTTAGGAATACTATCGGCTCGACACAGTAATACCTGGGTTGATAATCTGATAAGAGTTTTCGCTTATATTGGTATAGCAACTCCAGCATTCGTTGTTGCCATTATTCTATTACTAGTCTTTGGCATGTATTACCAGGTATTTCCAACCATCGGTAGGTTAAGCCAGTGGGTTGATGCCCCAACCAAAATTACCGGGCTAATAACCATTGACAGTTTGCTCACCGGAAATCTAACTGCCTTTTTAGATGCTTTAAAACATCTAATGCTTCCCGCGTTTAGCCTTGCTTTAGGAGGAATGTTTCAAGAAGCTCGTATCACCCGTTCCAGCATGTTGGAAAACTCAAAAAAAGACTATGTCTCAGCTGCTCGGTCCTATGGTATCCCGGAGCGAACGGTAATCTTTAAATACCTTTTCAAGCCTTCCATTATCCCAACCGTCTCTATCCTTGGTTTAGATTTTGCATCTTTAATGGGAAATGCTTTTTTAGTCGAACTTCTGTTTAACTGGCCGGGTATTTCCCGTTACGGAATTAATGTCATGCTTCGCAAAGATGTTGATGCCATAATCGCGGTAATTATGGTCCTAGGAATTGTTTTTACTCTTATCAACATTATTGTCGATATCATTGTTGCCTATCTCGATCCACGAATCCGATTAGTTGAAAGAGGAGATTAA